The Rugosibacter aromaticivorans region CCCCTTGCCCAAGTCGTGAGTGAGCGCAGAAAACCGCGCGGGCAGCGGTGCAGCAAGGCGCGCCGCCATATCAATGACCATCATCACATGCACGAAGGTATCGATCTCGGGGTGAAAATCTGCCCGTTGCGGCACATCTTTTAGCGCGGCAAGTTCGGGCAGCAATTTGTCCAAGGCACCACAGGCGTCGAGCACCGCGAACATGCGCGAGGGCGTGGCTTCCATCAACCCGCGGGCAAGTTCTTGCCAGACACGCTCGGGCACCAGTGCATCGATTTCGCCCCCTGTCACCATCTGTTGCATGAGCGTGAGGGTTTCCTCTGCCAGCGTGAAGTCACTAAAGCGCGCGGCAAAGCGCGCTACGCGAAGGATACGCACCGGGTCTTCGGCGAAGGCGGGCGAGACATGGCGCAAGACTTTCGCGGCCAGATCGGCGCGACCGCCGTAAGGGTCGATCAGCGTGCCGTTGTCGCCTTTGGCGATGGCGTTGATGCTTAAATCACGGCGACGTAAATCTTCTTCCAGAGTCACTGCGGAATCTGCATGAAAGATAAATCCGGTATAGCCCGGCGCGGTTTTACGCTCGGTGCGGGCGAGCGCATATTCTTCGTGTGTCCTGGGGTGAAGGAACACGGGGAAATCGCGTCCCACCGGCACAAAACCTTGCGCCTGCATGGCTTCGGGCGTTGTGCCCACCACCACCCAGTCGTGATCTTTTACAGGCAGACCTAAAAGTTCGTCACGCACCGCGCCGCCGACGGCATAAATTTTCATCATCCAGGCTACCCTAAATAATGCGGCGCAACGGCTTCCAGCGGCGTTGCTATTCGCTGGAAAGGTAAGCCTGTATTTGCTGCGCAGACACTGTCCACTTGCATTGAACGCAGATTGTCGCGTGTCAGTGGAGGATTGGGTAGCCATTCCATTACTCGTGCTTGAAGCCAGGCCAGCCATTCGGGCAAAGGCCACACCTGACGTGGATGCCCCGCCGTGACGCTGGCATAACGCACCAGCTCGGTCAAGGTGTATTGCTGCGGGCCGCCAAGCTCATAAATCTGACCGATGCTTTCTGCTCGCTGCAAACTTTCTGCAATCGTCGCTGCAACATCCTTGACCCAAATTGGCTGAAAACGCGCATGAGCAGAAGCCAGCGGAAAAAACGGCACGACTTTCGCCAGTCGCGCAAAGCGTGTCAGGAAGGCATCGCCCTCACCAAAAATCACGGACGGGCGAAAGATCGTCCACTCACCACCAGCCGCCTGCACTACCGCTTCACCTGCGGCCTTCGAGCGCAAGTAAGCGGAAGGAGCGTTTGGGCTTGCCTTGAGTGCAGAGACCTGTAGTACCCGCCGTACACCGGCCGCCCGCGCTGCAGTGGCAATTTTTTGCGGTAGCTCGACATGCGCGCGGGCAAAGTCTGCACCATAGGGAACTCCCTCCGCGCTATGCAACACACCCACCAGATTGATCACGGCATCTTGCCCTGACATGAGCTGTGCAAGTGTGACCGGATCATGGACGTCTGCCTCGATGATTTTTACGGTGGGTAGCACCGTCAGCGCTTTGGCACGCTCACGGTGGCGCGTTGGCACGGTGATGAAGAGGCCATCACCCCAAGAGCAATTCCTGCGGGATGCATAGACCACATCGCGGGTCAGTTCAGCCAGGAGGGCGCGACCAACAAAACCTGTGCCGCCAATGACCAGAATATTCTTCACGGCAAATCCTGCACCGCTGTATCCACGACATCCCTGGCACCGGCGGGTTGCACGATGCCAAGGCGAGCTTTGAGGGATTGCGGTGTGCTGTTGAACAGCAGGTGGTAATACATTGTATTGCTCATGACCTTTTTCACATAGTCACGGGTTTCTGTCAGTGGAATCGTCTCAGCGTAAATTGCGCCTTCTAGTGGCTGATCGCCGCGCCAGCGACGGGCGCGGCCGGGGCCGGCGTTGTAAGCTGCTGAGGCGAGCACCGGTAATTTGTCGAGAGATTCGAGGACCAGTTTCAGATAACTCACGCCCAGCCGTACATTGGTTTCTATGTCGCTCATTTGATGCGGATGAAAATTCGCCAGCTTGATTTTTTTGGCAACCCACCGGGCTGTGGCCGGCATGACCTGCATCAATCCCTTGGCGCCCACCGCTGAATTGGCCTGCGTCACAAAGCGCGATTCCTGCCGCATTAAGCCATAAACCCAGGCCGTATCCACGCCCTGTGCATCGGTTTCAGACGTGACTTGATCATAATAAGGCGCGAGGTAGCGTAAGCTGAAGTTATGCGCA contains the following coding sequences:
- a CDS encoding multifunctional CCA addition/repair protein, which produces MKIYAVGGAVRDELLGLPVKDHDWVVVGTTPEAMQAQGFVPVGRDFPVFLHPRTHEEYALARTERKTAPGYTGFIFHADSAVTLEEDLRRRDLSINAIAKGDNGTLIDPYGGRADLAAKVLRHVSPAFAEDPVRILRVARFAARFSDFTLAEETLTLMQQMVTGGEIDALVPERVWQELARGLMEATPSRMFAVLDACGALDKLLPELAALKDVPQRADFHPEIDTFVHVMMVIDMAARLAAPLPARFSALTHDLGKGLTPADVLPRHPGHEQKSVALLAPLCDRLRVPSDCREVARLVARYHGSIHRVDELRPTTQLELLEACDALRRPERFLQILLACEADYRGRLGWEARAYPQAHAWQAALAAVRTVDAGAIARELMQHTEAAQKVPEGTHRAGDAAAMENTTAKESTETSFVSPSSRLASMIAARVRSARLDAIKKINP
- a CDS encoding complex I NDUFA9 subunit family protein, whose amino-acid sequence is MKNILVIGGTGFVGRALLAELTRDVVYASRRNCSWGDGLFITVPTRHRERAKALTVLPTVKIIEADVHDPVTLAQLMSGQDAVINLVGVLHSAEGVPYGADFARAHVELPQKIATAARAAGVRRVLQVSALKASPNAPSAYLRSKAAGEAVVQAAGGEWTIFRPSVIFGEGDAFLTRFARLAKVVPFFPLASAHARFQPIWVKDVAATIAESLQRAESIGQIYELGGPQQYTLTELVRYASVTAGHPRQVWPLPEWLAWLQARVMEWLPNPPLTRDNLRSMQVDSVCAANTGLPFQRIATPLEAVAPHYLG